From Lentisphaera araneosa HTCC2155, the proteins below share one genomic window:
- a CDS encoding LacI family DNA-binding transcriptional regulator, with product MSQKVSLQDVAKVAGVSAMTVSRVINNHPRVLPKTAEKVQKVIKDLGYTAVPSLRKRGRRSRAHTGIHTGQIALVLLGMEESFANNPVIGKTLHGIRSHLASNDISTVLVPVQDQKQIPDILDRRSIDGMIVTGEFPKDSFKEYFENMPLVYVYCLSNEIEMSYDQIMPDNKKVAELAAKNFLASGVKHCAFFDPSPNHPEFNIRGQEFLKLIQEAGGKVDMYLDKDLSAAPESAEQDVDRLKFKKMIDRFLSDKNRAKAVFLPSDSVTAIFYRELRSQGYDPKDYKIISCNQEKPYLEGLYPRPQSIDIQSKKIGVRAAERLLERLGDSELGTETILVDPKL from the coding sequence ATGAGTCAAAAAGTAAGTTTACAGGATGTGGCAAAAGTAGCTGGGGTTTCTGCCATGACAGTTTCACGAGTCATTAATAATCACCCACGCGTCTTACCCAAAACAGCCGAAAAAGTTCAAAAAGTCATTAAAGATTTAGGTTACACAGCAGTCCCCTCACTACGAAAAAGAGGAAGAAGAAGTCGAGCTCACACAGGAATTCATACAGGACAAATAGCTTTAGTACTTCTCGGCATGGAAGAGAGTTTTGCTAATAACCCAGTCATTGGTAAAACACTTCATGGTATTCGTAGTCATTTAGCATCAAACGATATATCAACTGTCTTAGTTCCTGTTCAAGATCAAAAGCAAATACCAGATATACTTGATAGACGAAGTATAGATGGAATGATTGTTACAGGTGAATTTCCTAAGGACTCATTCAAAGAATATTTTGAGAACATGCCTTTAGTGTATGTCTATTGTTTGAGTAATGAGATAGAGATGTCCTATGATCAAATTATGCCTGATAATAAAAAAGTAGCGGAACTCGCCGCTAAAAATTTTCTAGCAAGTGGCGTAAAACATTGTGCTTTCTTTGATCCTTCGCCGAACCACCCTGAGTTTAATATTCGTGGCCAAGAGTTTTTGAAGTTGATTCAAGAAGCAGGTGGAAAAGTTGATATGTATTTGGACAAAGATTTATCAGCTGCCCCGGAATCAGCTGAACAAGATGTGGATCGCTTAAAGTTCAAGAAAATGATTGATCGGTTTTTATCAGATAAAAATAGGGCTAAAGCAGTCTTCTTACCTTCGGATTCAGTTACGGCAATTTTTTACAGAGAATTAAGAAGTCAGGGCTATGACCCCAAAGACTATAAAATCATTTCTTGTAACCAAGAAAAACCCTACCTTGAAGGTCTCTATCCAAGGCCACAGTCAATTGATATCCAATCAAAAAAAATTGGTGTACGAGCAGCGGAGAGGTTGTTGGAGCGTTTGGGTGATAGTGAGTTAGGTACCGAAACTATTCTGGTTGACCCCAAGCTATAA
- a CDS encoding O-antigen ligase family protein: MISLSVIIAVLLMIHLCGGGLIIESLFISSFALNSTALYHNYINFKEKRLCHLPLAITSGLSLILISLFFLPLFNFNEAVAIYYYSTESLLTEGSQLAFFKMLEYNFSNTLNLNNSLSIFILVTNLFPIVYLCANLKHRHKLYLSYAIVSMTIINVFAVLYQQEIRNTGGFIWWAWDSQTGKSFGSFVNPNHFGAYCAAILGLPICHFFKSLERKKYKYLLLSLITSALLIFGIMLSSSMGACLLGVISIVTSYLFTFKRKDSGPLKTFFILFIVLIFSTLTPLKLEDEINTRDLNQDIRYKLFATVPNIVKEFPIGTGPGSYRNISPSYTGHIYSNGVFHHSENTYFHILQEFGIPFFILLIFLNGIYLNKVIDNVRKKKVSKYIASFCSTGLIVFICHASYDYGFHIPIYAFHIAIFYGLMLYKGQIYRKHYHSKKLLYLSKCFLFTPVILIVSTVYIWINLGDELKNRNTVIESSQLSADDLSKRISKSPVVWHQWYFLGLKVLEEEPEDFFRMDFAEKCFRKAAHYAPINKDCWYTLFMIRDQLGRDDDAQKAYGFYYKLLTDKEKHQHKSEAMDVLQLTAEEYERIRSLEHAPIDFEISAVREI; encoded by the coding sequence ATGATTTCTTTATCAGTCATCATAGCAGTACTCTTGATGATTCATTTATGTGGCGGTGGGTTAATCATAGAGAGCTTATTTATTAGTTCTTTTGCCTTGAATTCCACAGCTTTATACCATAATTACATAAACTTCAAAGAAAAACGCCTTTGTCATTTACCTTTAGCTATTACTTCTGGTTTATCATTAATTTTAATAAGTCTATTTTTCTTACCTCTTTTCAATTTTAACGAGGCAGTGGCCATATACTATTATTCTACTGAAAGCCTTTTGACAGAAGGAAGTCAGTTAGCATTTTTCAAAATGCTAGAATATAATTTTTCAAATACACTTAACCTCAACAATTCTTTAAGCATTTTCATACTTGTCACCAACCTTTTCCCTATAGTTTACCTCTGCGCAAACCTTAAACATCGCCATAAACTATATTTAAGTTATGCAATTGTTAGCATGACCATCATTAACGTATTTGCCGTTTTATATCAACAAGAAATCAGAAACACAGGCGGTTTTATTTGGTGGGCATGGGATAGTCAAACAGGTAAAAGTTTTGGATCTTTTGTTAACCCAAATCATTTTGGAGCTTATTGTGCAGCTATACTAGGCCTGCCGATTTGCCATTTCTTCAAAAGTTTAGAAAGGAAAAAATACAAATATCTACTTCTTTCTTTAATAACAAGCGCTCTTTTAATTTTTGGGATAATGTTATCGTCTTCAATGGGAGCTTGTTTATTAGGCGTCATTTCCATAGTCACATCTTATTTATTTACTTTTAAACGAAAAGATTCAGGACCTTTAAAGACTTTTTTTATTTTATTTATTGTTCTAATTTTTTCTACATTAACACCTTTGAAACTCGAAGATGAAATAAATACTAGAGATTTGAATCAAGATATACGTTACAAACTCTTTGCTACAGTACCAAATATAGTCAAAGAGTTCCCCATCGGTACTGGACCAGGTTCCTATCGCAATATCTCTCCATCATATACTGGACATATATATAGTAATGGAGTGTTTCACCATTCTGAAAACACTTATTTTCACATTTTACAGGAATTTGGCATTCCCTTTTTTATTCTACTTATCTTTTTAAATGGAATTTACCTTAATAAAGTAATAGACAACGTACGAAAGAAAAAAGTTAGTAAGTACATAGCGTCCTTCTGCTCTACAGGCCTCATTGTATTTATCTGTCACGCTAGTTACGACTACGGTTTTCACATCCCGATATATGCTTTTCATATTGCCATTTTTTATGGCTTAATGCTTTACAAAGGTCAAATCTATAGAAAACACTATCACTCTAAAAAATTATTATATCTTTCTAAATGTTTTTTATTTACTCCTGTCATACTTATAGTAAGTACAGTTTATATTTGGATTAATTTGGGAGATGAACTAAAAAATAGAAATACTGTGATTGAGAGTTCACAATTATCCGCAGATGATTTAAGTAAAAGAATATCTAAATCTCCTGTGGTCTGGCATCAATGGTATTTTCTAGGCTTAAAAGTATTGGAAGAAGAACCTGAAGACTTCTTCCGTATGGATTTTGCAGAAAAATGTTTCAGGAAAGCAGCTCACTATGCCCCCATCAATAAAGATTGTTGGTACACTTTATTTATGATTAGAGATCAGCTTGGTCGTGACGACGACGCTCAAAAAGCCTATGGATTTTACTATAAATTACTCACAGACAAGGAAAAACACCAGCATAAATCTGAAGCTATGGATGTCCTTCAACTTACCGCAGAAGAATATGAGAGAATCCGTTCTCTAGAACATGCCCCAATTGATTTCGAGATTTCTGCTGTGAGAGAAATATAA
- a CDS encoding undecaprenyl-diphosphate phosphatase, whose product MNDFINMLIIGLVQGLTEFLPVSSSGHLVIFGDILGLKKDGIALEVFVHFGTLLAVCSCFYKDILLLLKELPNLPKHWAKKMPNKTEKEQYRSLNIYILISMVPALIIGLFFKDYLEKFYHNLYVVFTCLIITGFILLSLKWSKKRPKKDFMTSKDSLLIGIGQAFAILPGISRSGTTISLAEALGIKSELAAKFSFLMSIPVIAGITILEIKDLLSENIKQTEIINYLVAMMSAAISGYFAIKFLMALIRKQKMELFAYYCFFVAILGLILHAK is encoded by the coding sequence ATGAACGATTTTATCAATATGCTTATCATTGGCCTTGTTCAAGGTCTAACAGAATTTCTTCCAGTTTCAAGTTCAGGTCATTTAGTTATTTTTGGTGACATACTAGGACTTAAAAAAGACGGAATTGCTTTAGAAGTCTTTGTGCATTTTGGCACACTACTTGCAGTATGCTCATGCTTCTACAAAGACATACTCTTACTATTGAAAGAGTTACCAAACCTTCCAAAACATTGGGCTAAAAAAATGCCTAATAAAACAGAAAAAGAACAATATCGCTCCTTAAATATTTATATACTAATCTCAATGGTCCCTGCACTAATTATAGGTCTTTTCTTCAAAGATTATTTAGAGAAATTCTACCATAACTTGTACGTAGTTTTTACATGTTTAATAATCACAGGTTTCATACTTCTTTCTTTAAAATGGTCTAAAAAAAGACCTAAAAAAGATTTCATGACAAGTAAAGACAGCCTACTTATTGGTATAGGGCAAGCCTTTGCTATCTTACCCGGGATTTCTCGTTCAGGCACAACTATCTCTCTTGCGGAGGCTTTAGGTATCAAATCTGAACTCGCAGCTAAATTTTCTTTTTTAATGTCTATCCCAGTTATTGCGGGTATTACTATTCTAGAAATCAAAGATTTATTAAGCGAGAACATTAAACAAACTGAAATAATAAATTATTTGGTTGCTATGATGAGTGCCGCAATTTCTGGCTACTTTGCTATAAAGTTTTTAATGGCTCTCATAAGAAAGCAGAAAATGGAACTTTTTGCTTACTACTGTTTTTTTGTTGCAATACTAGGCTTAATACTGCACGCTAAATGA
- a CDS encoding polysaccharide biosynthesis tyrosine autokinase — translation MNQQINENEFSQDIEFLQYLKVLLHYWWIISPISLIGAGAMMAYSMTLPKKYRAECRFEIFENQAIQVAERIKDDYWEEDPMEKHMLMLRSSKLNTPIRNSVLEKFPKLKQINLTSFQLNLNPVKGAQYDLIDISVDSHNKEASLEYLKQLIPAYENLRVNTNSGEVEASREQLEQKIQSLDKQIDDVEKEIIEFKTRHNFVFVSTKTEFDQKYISNLLEKANKNQFILDILKPELIRLDKETSLASEVFDQIIEIVGHGNNRLSIGQTGLEQDIQQWKDHKLSRFRIEAQLKIMLKKYKLSHPKVIAVTDELEIIEVEQEVFRKNILSGLRGKVKTLEAQNRNYLLRADRIEDTFGQNANVISTLEGFVNKQQRLNDLRASLHETLVSISSSGGDKYFTRMLREPFLYDGPVSPQQSKYIIKGFVVCFGISSALILFNFFLKIKRYNFSRISRENHLPCLATIPHFPAKFAKQNPFFLNEISKSSVLAESYRSLRLFMDKNMDGKIVLFTSSGPSEGKTCTSLNTALCSSWTDKKVLLIDGDFRRVTLRKIFPNKSKEGLMDYLKNDTMNIEKYIIKKPVGDLDYLPAGTSDEYVTELIDGKKIKELFSELKNKYDLIIIDSAPAIRVIDTVHLAEVADSTVIVVRAGKTLAPNVSATVKRLPKEKLLGFVVNGFRSQDTKYTGTVHSPNGYGYTYGYKGYNYKKEY, via the coding sequence ATGAATCAACAAATTAATGAAAATGAATTTTCTCAGGATATTGAATTCCTTCAATATCTAAAAGTTCTACTTCATTATTGGTGGATAATAAGTCCTATATCCCTAATCGGCGCTGGTGCCATGATGGCATATAGTATGACTTTACCCAAGAAATACCGCGCTGAATGTCGTTTCGAAATCTTTGAAAATCAAGCTATTCAAGTTGCAGAAAGAATCAAAGATGACTATTGGGAAGAGGACCCGATGGAAAAGCATATGCTTATGCTTAGAAGCTCAAAACTAAATACCCCAATTAGAAACTCTGTATTGGAAAAATTCCCTAAACTTAAACAAATTAACTTAACATCATTCCAACTAAATCTAAACCCAGTGAAAGGTGCTCAGTATGATTTAATAGATATATCTGTAGATTCCCATAATAAAGAAGCTTCTCTTGAATACCTCAAACAATTGATTCCTGCATATGAAAACCTTAGGGTGAACACCAACAGTGGCGAGGTTGAAGCAAGCAGAGAACAGCTAGAACAAAAAATTCAATCATTGGATAAACAAATTGATGATGTTGAAAAAGAAATTATTGAATTTAAAACTCGTCATAATTTTGTTTTTGTTTCAACAAAAACTGAATTTGATCAAAAATATATCTCTAACTTACTTGAAAAAGCCAATAAAAATCAATTCATACTAGATATTCTAAAACCTGAACTTATAAGATTAGACAAAGAAACGTCGCTAGCATCTGAAGTGTTTGACCAGATAATAGAAATAGTAGGACACGGCAACAACCGTCTATCAATAGGGCAAACAGGACTCGAGCAAGATATTCAACAATGGAAGGACCATAAATTATCAAGATTCAGAATTGAAGCTCAACTTAAAATCATGTTAAAGAAATATAAATTGTCTCACCCAAAAGTTATAGCTGTTACTGATGAATTGGAGATCATTGAAGTTGAACAAGAAGTATTTAGAAAAAACATACTAAGTGGACTTAGAGGAAAAGTAAAAACACTAGAGGCTCAAAACAGAAATTATCTATTACGTGCTGACCGAATAGAGGATACTTTTGGGCAAAATGCTAATGTCATTTCAACCCTGGAAGGTTTTGTTAATAAACAACAAAGACTAAATGATTTAAGAGCTAGTTTACACGAAACCTTAGTTTCTATATCTAGTAGTGGCGGAGATAAATATTTTACACGCATGCTACGAGAGCCTTTTCTATATGATGGTCCAGTTTCACCCCAACAATCTAAATATATAATTAAAGGATTTGTTGTTTGTTTTGGAATCAGTTCAGCCTTAATATTATTTAACTTCTTCTTAAAAATAAAACGATATAATTTCTCTCGCATTTCTCGTGAAAACCACCTACCTTGCCTTGCAACAATCCCTCACTTCCCTGCTAAGTTCGCAAAGCAAAATCCTTTCTTTTTAAATGAAATTTCTAAAAGTTCCGTATTGGCTGAATCATATCGAAGTTTACGTTTGTTCATGGATAAAAATATGGATGGAAAAATAGTTCTATTTACTTCCTCCGGTCCAAGCGAAGGTAAAACTTGCACTTCATTAAACACCGCATTATGCAGTTCTTGGACTGACAAGAAAGTACTATTAATAGATGGTGATTTTAGACGTGTAACACTTAGAAAAATATTCCCCAATAAATCTAAAGAAGGCTTAATGGATTACTTAAAAAATGACACTATGAATATTGAAAAATATATTATCAAAAAACCTGTAGGTGATTTGGATTACTTACCCGCAGGCACATCGGATGAATATGTTACTGAGCTTATTGATGGTAAAAAAATCAAAGAACTCTTCTCTGAGTTAAAAAACAAATATGACCTAATTATTATTGATTCAGCTCCCGCTATTCGCGTTATCGATACAGTTCATCTTGCTGAAGTAGCCGACTCAACTGTCATTGTTGTTCGCGCAGGAAAAACTTTAGCACCAAATGTTTCTGCAACTGTAAAACGACTGCCTAAGGAAAAGCTATTAGGATTTGTTGTCAATGGTTTCAGAAGCCAAGATACTAAATACACCGGAACAGTGCACTCACCCAATGGCTACGGTTACACGTATGGCTATAAAGGCTATAACTATAAAAAAGAATATTAA